From the genome of Sulfurovum sp. NBC37-1, one region includes:
- a CDS encoding DUF6394 family protein, giving the protein MNTEKVISGFFFILAMTINFGFFYGDPSNIEYHSAYELFAAIIINLIATVLKLGDKTQLGSVLLATSLVADIQLIASASIWALALYVGHGLNNESTLAVVSLSGGALLANIVSVLLFIGDTLKSKR; this is encoded by the coding sequence ATGAATACAGAAAAAGTAATATCGGGGTTTTTCTTTATCTTGGCTATGACGATCAACTTCGGATTCTTTTACGGAGATCCCTCTAATATCGAATATCACAGTGCCTATGAACTTTTCGCTGCGATCATCATCAACCTGATCGCTACGGTACTGAAACTGGGAGATAAAACCCAGCTGGGATCGGTTCTGCTTGCCACCAGTCTTGTCGCCGACATCCAGCTCATCGCTTCTGCCAGTATCTGGGCACTTGCCCTCTATGTAGGACACGGACTGAACAACGAAAGTACCCTGGCGGTCGTCTCTCTTTCCGGTGGGGCACTGCTTGCCAACATCGTATCTGTCCTCCTATTCATTGGAGACACACTTAAATCCAAGCGATAA